From Echinicola soli, a single genomic window includes:
- a CDS encoding winged helix-turn-helix domain-containing protein: protein MKELLKDLNKAFENKIRLGIMSALVVNDHLDFTALKDLLGVTDGNLASHLKTLEKYRYIRYTKEFLDRKPNTKYSATEEGIEAFEKHIRAIEQLLK, encoded by the coding sequence GTGAAAGAGCTGTTAAAGGATCTTAATAAAGCCTTTGAAAATAAAATCAGGTTAGGAATAATGTCTGCCCTGGTGGTCAATGACCATTTGGACTTTACGGCATTAAAGGATTTGCTGGGGGTGACGGACGGTAACCTGGCCAGTCACCTTAAAACCCTGGAGAAGTACCGTTATATCCGCTACACCAAAGAGTTTTTGGACCGTAAGCCTAACACCAAATATTCGGCCACGGAAGAAGGGATTGAGGCCTTCGAGAAGCACATTAGAGCCATCGAACAATTATTAAAATAA
- the creD gene encoding cell envelope integrity protein CreD, producing the protein MKNENTVFEKIGNWVSHSVTLKLLVITILVLLLLIPSSMIMDLIAEREALSQAATEEVSMKWANNQQLNGPVLTIPLVYEYKEKEELKEVVKYLYLLPNNLQVDGEVVPEKLKRGIYEVIVYKSQLAVSGSFDLMEKVDRTNLKQIQYGKAFLTIGISDLRGIKEELAVDWGGVDCQVKPGSKVPSIITQGITVDLPNLESSMGTKVPFHFSLNLQGSRSISFVPVGGTTEVNVNSPWPSPSFYGNFLPDQRKVTGQGFEARWKVLQLNRNFPQSWVDEMQGSNLQAAAFGVDLIFPVDDYQKSIRSAKYAVMTILMTFLIFFLVEVLNKRKIHPFQYALVGLGLCLFYVLLVSISEHTDFNTAYAIAAFGVVAMIVLYSLTVFRKKKLSLLLLAVLVGAYSFLYVTLQLTDYALLMGSVGLTVMLAMTMYFTRNIDWYQLSIGKEEEKG; encoded by the coding sequence ATGAAAAACGAAAACACAGTATTTGAGAAAATTGGCAACTGGGTCAGTCATTCGGTTACCTTGAAATTATTGGTCATCACCATTTTGGTTTTATTATTATTGATCCCATCATCTATGATAATGGATTTGATAGCAGAGCGGGAAGCCTTAAGCCAAGCTGCGACTGAAGAGGTAAGTATGAAGTGGGCAAATAATCAACAGCTAAATGGCCCAGTGCTGACGATTCCTTTGGTATATGAATACAAGGAAAAGGAAGAACTCAAGGAGGTCGTAAAGTACCTATATCTCTTGCCTAACAACCTTCAGGTAGACGGAGAGGTGGTGCCGGAAAAACTAAAACGGGGGATCTATGAGGTGATCGTGTATAAGTCACAACTGGCAGTGTCGGGGAGTTTTGACCTGATGGAAAAAGTAGACCGCACCAATCTGAAGCAAATTCAATACGGTAAGGCATTTTTGACCATTGGTATTTCGGATTTAAGAGGGATCAAAGAAGAACTTGCCGTGGATTGGGGTGGAGTGGACTGTCAGGTAAAGCCTGGCTCAAAAGTCCCTTCCATTATCACACAGGGAATTACGGTGGATTTGCCCAATCTGGAAAGCAGCATGGGCACTAAGGTTCCGTTTCACTTTTCCCTTAATTTGCAGGGCAGCAGAAGCATATCTTTTGTGCCTGTGGGAGGAACTACGGAGGTAAATGTCAATTCTCCCTGGCCTTCTCCGAGCTTTTACGGCAATTTTTTGCCGGATCAACGAAAAGTTACCGGTCAAGGTTTTGAGGCCAGATGGAAGGTACTTCAGCTAAACAGAAACTTTCCGCAAAGTTGGGTAGACGAGATGCAGGGAAGTAATCTTCAGGCAGCGGCCTTTGGGGTGGATTTGATTTTTCCAGTGGATGATTACCAAAAATCCATACGCTCTGCAAAGTATGCTGTGATGACTATTTTGATGACGTTTTTAATTTTTTTCTTAGTTGAGGTCCTGAATAAACGCAAGATTCACCCTTTCCAGTATGCGCTGGTCGGTCTTGGGCTTTGTTTGTTTTATGTCTTGTTGGTATCGATTTCAGAGCACACTGATTTTAATACCGCCTACGCCATTGCAGCGTTTGGTGTGGTGGCCATGATTGTGCTTTATTCGTTGACGGTGTTCCGGAAGAAGAAGCTTTCGCTGCTGCTGTTGGCCGTATTGGTGGGGGCGTATAGCTTTTTGTATGTGACCCTGCAGTTGACAGATTATGCCCTGCTGATGGGAAGTGTGGGGCTTACCGTGATGCTGGCCATGACCATGTATTTCACGAGGAATATTGATTGGTACCAATTGAGCATCGGAAAAGAGGAAGAGAAGGGCTAG
- a CDS encoding gluconate 2-dehydrogenase subunit 3 family protein, with product MNRREAMKRTALMFGSALSVSTFAVFQQGCTRSKNAIAGVFSDEDTKIMAEIGDIIIPETPDSPGAKSVGIGAFMVKMLEDCYSQEDREKVSTALNYFEGEKDFSSLSADKQVAAVSDLDSQVYGKSNELDEGLMRGYKIMKELTLFGYFSSEAGATQALRYELVPGRYDGCVDLKPGDKAWA from the coding sequence ATGAATAGACGCGAAGCAATGAAACGGACTGCCCTGATGTTTGGCAGTGCACTTTCGGTGTCCACTTTTGCTGTATTTCAGCAGGGCTGTACCCGTTCAAAAAATGCCATAGCGGGAGTTTTCAGTGATGAAGACACTAAGATAATGGCAGAGATTGGGGATATCATTATCCCGGAAACACCCGATTCCCCTGGAGCCAAATCCGTGGGAATTGGAGCTTTTATGGTGAAGATGCTGGAGGATTGTTATTCCCAGGAAGACCGGGAGAAGGTCTCCACAGCATTGAATTATTTTGAAGGCGAAAAGGATTTCTCTTCATTATCAGCAGATAAGCAAGTGGCGGCAGTAAGTGACTTGGACAGCCAAGTATATGGCAAAAGCAATGAGCTGGATGAAGGTCTTATGAGGGGCTATAAGATCATGAAGGAGTTGACTCTCTTTGGCTACTTCAGTTCTGAGGCCGGCGCCACGCAAGCCCTTCGCTATGAACTGGTACCTGGACGCTATGACGGCTGTGTCGATTTGAAGCCTGGCGACAAAGCCTGGGCGTAA
- a CDS encoding GMC oxidoreductase translates to MNLNIKADKENTYDAIVVGSGISGGWAAKELCEKGLKTLVLERGKNVEHIKGYPTANLNPWELDHRGWATNESKEQHPIQSKCYAFGEDTQQFWVNDLENPYNEVKPFNWLRGYHVGGRSLMWGRQCYRLSDIDFEANAKDGYGVDWPVRYKDLAPWYTYVEKFAGISGQAEGLPQLPDSHFLPAMEMNCVEKHVAARVKEKFDDRIITIGRAAHATEAINGRGPCQYRNLCARGCPFGGYFSSNSATLPAAMQTGNMTLRPFSIVTEVLYDKETGKANGVRIMDAETKEYTEYYAKIVFLNASTLGTAWILLNSVSDAFPNGLGNGSEQVGHNLMDHHYGVGASGTIEGFGDKYYYGRRPNGIYVPRFRNISEATKRDDYVRGFGYQGGAGRGRGQGGPAGVGADFKLSKTQPSDDWNFGIGSWGEHLPYYDNKVSLNHEKLDAYGLPTLDIDCEFKDNEQAMRKDMRQSAIEILEAAGAKNISSYDSAPPPGHCIHEMGTARMGKDPKTSVLNAYNQMHEVPNVFITDGAFMSSSACQNPSLTYMAFTARACDHAVKELKKQNL, encoded by the coding sequence ATGAATCTTAATATCAAAGCAGATAAAGAAAATACCTATGATGCTATTGTCGTAGGGTCAGGAATCAGTGGCGGCTGGGCTGCCAAGGAATTGTGCGAAAAAGGCCTGAAAACGCTGGTTTTGGAGCGGGGGAAGAATGTGGAACACATCAAAGGTTATCCCACCGCCAACCTGAATCCTTGGGAACTCGATCACCGTGGTTGGGCCACCAACGAAAGCAAAGAACAGCACCCGATCCAAAGTAAGTGTTATGCATTTGGAGAAGACACCCAGCAGTTTTGGGTCAATGATCTCGAAAATCCGTACAATGAGGTGAAGCCATTTAACTGGCTCAGAGGCTACCATGTAGGTGGCCGATCCCTGATGTGGGGAAGACAGTGTTATCGGTTGAGTGACATCGACTTCGAAGCCAATGCAAAGGATGGCTATGGGGTCGACTGGCCGGTGAGGTACAAGGACCTGGCCCCTTGGTACACCTATGTGGAGAAATTTGCCGGGATCTCCGGACAAGCAGAAGGGTTGCCTCAATTGCCAGACAGCCACTTCTTACCTGCCATGGAAATGAACTGTGTGGAAAAGCACGTGGCAGCACGTGTAAAAGAAAAGTTTGATGACAGGATCATCACCATTGGTAGGGCCGCACATGCCACAGAAGCTATCAATGGTCGAGGCCCATGTCAATATAGAAATCTCTGTGCAAGGGGCTGTCCTTTTGGGGGCTACTTCAGTAGTAATTCCGCCACGCTTCCGGCTGCCATGCAAACGGGAAATATGACGCTCAGGCCTTTTTCCATCGTGACAGAAGTGCTATATGATAAAGAGACCGGCAAGGCCAATGGTGTCCGTATTATGGATGCAGAAACCAAGGAGTACACCGAATATTATGCTAAAATCGTCTTTCTAAATGCCTCTACCTTAGGGACTGCGTGGATCCTGCTCAATTCTGTTTCAGATGCCTTCCCCAATGGTCTGGGCAATGGCAGCGAGCAGGTGGGACATAATTTAATGGACCATCACTATGGAGTAGGCGCTTCCGGGACCATCGAAGGATTTGGGGACAAATACTATTATGGACGAAGACCAAATGGCATCTACGTGCCGCGCTTTAGAAACATCAGTGAAGCCACCAAGCGGGATGATTATGTTCGCGGTTTTGGCTATCAAGGAGGTGCCGGGCGTGGGCGCGGTCAAGGTGGCCCAGCAGGAGTTGGAGCTGACTTTAAGCTTTCCAAGACACAGCCTAGCGATGACTGGAATTTTGGGATTGGATCTTGGGGTGAGCATTTGCCTTATTATGACAATAAAGTAAGTCTCAATCATGAGAAGTTGGATGCCTATGGACTTCCAACATTAGACATTGATTGTGAATTTAAGGATAACGAGCAGGCCATGCGTAAGGACATGCGCCAAAGTGCCATCGAGATTCTGGAAGCCGCTGGTGCTAAAAACATCAGTTCTTACGATAGCGCACCCCCTCCTGGACACTGCATCCACGAGATGGGTACGGCCAGAATGGGGAAAGATCCAAAAACGTCTGTCCTCAATGCCTACAATCAAATGCATGAAGTGCCCAATGTATTTATCACTGATGGCGCATTTATGTCATCTTCAGCCTGTCAAAACCCGTCACTGACCTATATGGCATTTACTGCAAGGGCCTGTGACCATGCGGTGAAAGAACTGAAAAAGCAGAATTTGTAA
- a CDS encoding TetR family transcriptional regulator, with protein MEPNEKKVKIMEVAEKLFAKNGFSATSVREISKKADVNIAMISYYFESKEKLLEAIFHYKGDYLRVMVENLLQKDSFTRWQKLDWLVDEYVDRFLENQYLHRIILRESGLHSKGSLREFIDKQRYGHYKMVKEFIEKGQVDGEFKEGVDLLMLYSLLPGTTKHLLFHESFMRHVVKAESGREIDLEDLKIRTQSFLKMTLRMLLQKE; from the coding sequence ATGGAGCCCAATGAAAAAAAGGTAAAAATCATGGAAGTAGCCGAAAAGCTCTTTGCTAAAAATGGCTTTTCGGCTACTTCTGTTAGGGAAATATCCAAAAAGGCAGATGTGAACATCGCTATGATTTCTTATTACTTTGAGAGCAAAGAAAAATTGCTGGAAGCAATATTTCACTATAAGGGGGACTATCTGAGGGTTATGGTAGAAAACTTACTTCAAAAGGATTCCTTTACCCGTTGGCAAAAACTGGATTGGCTGGTAGATGAATATGTGGACAGGTTTTTAGAGAATCAATACCTGCACAGAATTATCCTACGAGAGAGTGGCTTGCACAGCAAAGGAAGCTTGAGGGAGTTTATTGACAAGCAACGTTATGGACATTATAAAATGGTGAAGGAGTTTATCGAAAAGGGCCAAGTGGACGGAGAATTTAAAGAGGGTGTCGATTTATTGATGCTCTATTCCTTGCTACCGGGAACCACGAAGCATTTGCTTTTTCATGAGTCATTTATGAGGCATGTAGTCAAGGCAGAGTCAGGCAGGGAGATTGATCTGGAGGATCTCAAGATCAGGACGCAGTCATTTCTGAAAATGACCCTGCGAATGCTCCTTCAAAAAGAATAA
- the prmC gene encoding peptide chain release factor N(5)-glutamine methyltransferase, producing MTSSRTLYQTISDGLKKDYPDTEAQSIAFWILEHFLQVKRGDIIQDKKLEHVPQSLYTAIDELQTGKPIQYILEEAPFYGRDFKVNPSVLIPRNETEELVHLILQENPKGGIRIMDIGTGSGCIPITLYLEMPQPEVFAIDISQKALHIARTNALKLNAKVTFSAVDILTDPIPARELDILVSNPPYVRELEKAYMHKNVLEHEPSLALFVSDADPLIFYRTIATKGLEALKQGGKLYFEINEAFASEMEQLISDLGYQQVTVHQDLQGKARILSGLKS from the coding sequence ATGACCAGTTCAAGAACCCTTTACCAAACCATTTCGGACGGATTAAAAAAAGACTATCCAGATACAGAAGCGCAATCCATTGCTTTTTGGATATTGGAACATTTCCTGCAAGTCAAGAGGGGAGATATCATCCAAGACAAGAAGCTTGAGCATGTCCCACAGTCACTTTACACTGCCATAGATGAACTTCAGACGGGTAAACCCATCCAGTATATTCTCGAAGAAGCGCCTTTCTATGGCAGGGATTTCAAGGTAAATCCATCAGTGCTAATTCCCCGAAATGAAACCGAGGAGCTGGTCCATTTGATCCTGCAAGAAAATCCCAAAGGCGGGATTCGCATCATGGATATTGGAACTGGTAGCGGCTGTATCCCCATTACGCTTTACCTAGAAATGCCGCAGCCTGAAGTTTTTGCGATAGACATCAGCCAGAAAGCCTTACATATCGCCCGTACCAACGCCCTTAAACTGAACGCCAAGGTAACTTTTTCAGCCGTGGACATCCTAACTGATCCTATTCCTGCCCGAGAACTGGATATCCTGGTCAGTAACCCACCTTATGTGCGTGAACTGGAAAAAGCCTACATGCATAAAAATGTCCTGGAGCATGAACCTTCACTGGCCTTGTTTGTTTCAGACGCGGATCCCTTGATCTTTTATCGCACAATTGCCACCAAAGGCTTGGAAGCATTAAAGCAAGGTGGTAAACTATATTTTGAAATTAACGAGGCTTTTGCCTCGGAAATGGAGCAACTGATTAGTGATTTGGGCTATCAACAGGTCACAGTACATCAAGATCTACAAGGCAAGGCCAGGATATTGTCTGGGCTCAAAAGCTAG
- a CDS encoding DEAD/DEAH box helicase codes for MKLSRQEINCLEEELRLLDPTIYQRGEQLFRNDDCELVSVNTHNRELNFFVKGNIQPHYEVKINLEEASQFQRGFLGKEVGSCECIYFEDNGECKHTAAAMLYLSAQKKGNIRLPQTSKVKSENPLSPMEIAFDPDAPNVLLSNLEFIKNYRGWHCKVEDVKISTNRLVYLLTDYSHHYELTIQIHKDNITLSCNYQKDILIKNALVWFYQRMKQSSKELNYAIPAKRAKIMEYVLAEHGLEELTGSFEDYFEINLSGDLLNVYPKGRLEGLFNTSPLIESMDKELFSALNSMSSGEQLLNHTSSDTGTYNAGIAFFINNYSSKLSCIKAIKGKGTKRAPEELKTKLDWVYDPEDASLAPTTGIKELIPQLTSMNKLLAKSNDDNTLITLHEKFLAILSIGKELPFHLLAPSVHYYNYKPRPKDLQKITAVTANLQFNLSREEFTYLLRPYILVENERFFVDELDEQCVIYDLFLLIHQKRLAYFPTPKEHKALLYFLSTPIIRFTEKDRPEMERGLIHRLAKDFKVNYEAGIIEIDEPTEKPQRHLYISEMGNFVLFRPAVRYKEGLLSYPLENGTLIDHENNKVYLPDLEEEEQLVQDIQKMHPAFAHKGLQGFFYLSFDQFMDNYWFLDAFEKLKESGVRVFGLDQLKGFKFSPHPAQVDFNLDTKPDWFEANLEVAFGNNKVKLKDLKKAVESGQNYIELSDGSIGILPEKWMEKFAKLFRSSLQDKNTLKVAKTHFSLVDELADPEQHKALLQEIAEKKARLASFKEIENTPPPKKLNAQLRHYQQEGLNWLNFLKDYGWGGILADDMGLGKTLQLISLICQIKEGKKSAPVLVVAPTTLLFNWKNELDKFAPHLDYFIHHGQRYDDPAEFKKHDVVLTSYGVVINDIELLKNIRFQLIVADESQAIKNVSSRRHRALTQLKSPLKIALSGTPIENNIAELFAQMNFVNPGFFTTFAAFKRDYANPLKKGDQSHLAVELRKKVAPFILRRTKEEVLTELPDKTEEYLYCEMGAVQRKLYDAYRNEYRDFLRGKLEEDGEDNTNFYVLEGLTRLRQICDSTALVKNGEPVQESAKINLLLEHILEKTGKHKILIFSQFVKMLELITDKLQEENVNYTYLDGKTSLKEREKRVKIFQENEENRVFLISLKAGGTGLNLTAADYVYIVDPWWNPATENQAIDRCYRMGQKKNVFAYRMVCKNTVEEKILHLQEAKMKLSKDIIGEGSSILSTLTKDSLLELFS; via the coding sequence ATGAAGCTATCGAGACAGGAAATTAATTGTTTGGAAGAGGAATTGAGACTCCTAGACCCCACTATATACCAAAGAGGAGAGCAACTTTTTCGGAATGATGATTGTGAATTAGTTAGTGTTAATACACATAATCGGGAGCTTAATTTTTTCGTCAAAGGAAACATCCAACCTCATTATGAGGTTAAGATCAACCTCGAAGAAGCCAGCCAATTTCAGCGAGGTTTTTTGGGAAAAGAAGTGGGCTCATGTGAATGTATCTATTTTGAGGACAATGGTGAGTGCAAGCATACTGCTGCGGCAATGTTATACCTTTCGGCTCAGAAGAAAGGGAATATCCGACTCCCCCAAACATCAAAAGTAAAATCCGAAAATCCACTGAGCCCAATGGAGATTGCCTTTGACCCTGATGCCCCAAATGTCCTCCTTTCAAATTTAGAATTTATCAAAAACTACAGGGGATGGCATTGTAAAGTAGAAGATGTGAAGATCTCCACCAATCGTCTCGTCTATCTATTGACCGATTATTCCCACCATTACGAACTTACAATCCAGATTCATAAAGATAACATCACCCTATCCTGCAATTATCAAAAGGATATCCTGATAAAAAACGCCTTGGTATGGTTTTATCAGCGAATGAAGCAATCCTCAAAAGAACTAAACTACGCGATTCCTGCAAAACGAGCCAAAATAATGGAATATGTACTGGCAGAACACGGTCTGGAAGAATTAACAGGAAGCTTTGAAGATTATTTTGAGATCAACCTGTCTGGGGACTTGCTCAATGTATATCCAAAAGGCCGACTAGAAGGCTTATTCAATACTTCACCACTGATTGAGTCGATGGACAAGGAGCTATTTTCGGCGCTGAACAGCATGAGCTCGGGCGAGCAGTTACTGAACCACACGTCCAGTGACACCGGGACGTACAATGCCGGAATCGCATTTTTCATCAACAATTACTCAAGTAAACTGTCCTGTATCAAGGCTATCAAAGGAAAGGGAACAAAACGTGCTCCGGAGGAACTAAAGACCAAGCTTGACTGGGTGTACGATCCAGAGGATGCATCATTGGCACCTACCACTGGGATCAAGGAGCTAATTCCGCAGTTGACCAGCATGAACAAGTTGTTGGCTAAAAGCAATGATGACAACACGTTAATCACACTTCATGAAAAATTCCTCGCTATCCTAAGTATAGGCAAGGAATTGCCTTTTCATCTCCTAGCGCCATCGGTCCATTATTACAACTACAAGCCCAGGCCTAAAGACCTACAAAAAATCACTGCAGTAACAGCAAACTTGCAGTTCAATCTTTCCCGTGAAGAATTTACCTACCTTTTACGTCCTTATATATTAGTAGAAAACGAACGGTTCTTTGTCGATGAACTGGATGAGCAGTGCGTTATTTATGATTTATTTTTACTCATTCATCAGAAAAGATTGGCCTACTTCCCAACCCCAAAGGAGCATAAGGCTTTACTGTATTTCCTGTCTACTCCTATCATTCGCTTTACCGAAAAAGACAGACCCGAAATGGAACGAGGCCTTATCCATCGACTGGCAAAAGATTTTAAAGTAAACTACGAAGCGGGAATAATCGAAATCGATGAACCTACAGAAAAACCACAAAGGCACCTCTATATTTCAGAAATGGGCAATTTTGTCCTTTTCAGACCAGCCGTCCGCTATAAGGAAGGACTGCTTTCCTATCCCTTGGAAAACGGCACACTCATAGATCATGAAAACAATAAGGTGTACTTACCGGATTTGGAAGAGGAAGAACAACTCGTCCAGGACATCCAAAAAATGCACCCGGCCTTTGCCCACAAAGGGCTTCAAGGCTTTTTTTATTTGAGTTTTGACCAGTTTATGGACAACTACTGGTTCCTTGATGCATTTGAGAAGCTGAAAGAATCCGGCGTCAGGGTTTTTGGGCTGGACCAGCTAAAGGGCTTTAAGTTTTCTCCCCACCCGGCCCAAGTAGACTTCAACCTGGACACTAAGCCTGACTGGTTTGAGGCCAACCTGGAAGTGGCCTTTGGAAATAACAAGGTAAAACTCAAAGATCTCAAAAAAGCCGTGGAATCCGGCCAAAACTACATCGAGCTCAGTGACGGATCCATCGGCATACTTCCCGAAAAGTGGATGGAGAAATTCGCAAAGCTCTTTCGCTCCTCCTTGCAAGACAAAAACACCCTAAAAGTGGCCAAAACCCACTTTTCACTGGTAGATGAACTTGCAGATCCTGAGCAGCACAAGGCATTACTTCAAGAAATCGCAGAAAAAAAAGCACGACTGGCTTCCTTTAAGGAAATCGAAAACACCCCCCCGCCCAAAAAGCTAAATGCCCAACTCAGGCATTATCAACAAGAGGGACTGAACTGGTTGAATTTCCTGAAGGATTACGGCTGGGGAGGTATTTTGGCAGATGATATGGGACTGGGCAAAACACTGCAGCTGATATCCCTGATATGTCAAATCAAAGAAGGCAAAAAATCCGCCCCCGTTCTGGTAGTGGCGCCCACCACGCTTTTGTTCAACTGGAAAAATGAACTTGACAAATTTGCCCCACACCTGGACTATTTTATCCATCATGGACAGCGCTACGATGATCCGGCGGAGTTTAAGAAACATGACGTAGTGCTCACCAGCTACGGCGTGGTGATCAACGACATTGAGTTACTTAAAAACATCAGGTTTCAGCTGATCGTGGCTGACGAGTCCCAAGCCATCAAAAACGTCTCCTCCAGACGTCACCGCGCCCTGACCCAACTTAAATCCCCCCTTAAAATCGCCCTGTCCGGCACGCCTATCGAAAACAATATCGCGGAGCTCTTTGCCCAGATGAACTTCGTAAACCCGGGATTCTTTACCACTTTTGCAGCCTTCAAGCGGGATTACGCCAACCCACTGAAAAAAGGTGATCAGAGCCATTTGGCTGTAGAACTCCGCAAAAAAGTCGCTCCTTTTATCCTAAGACGTACCAAGGAGGAAGTGCTCACTGAACTACCGGACAAAACTGAGGAATACCTATATTGCGAAATGGGAGCTGTCCAACGCAAGCTCTATGATGCCTATAGAAATGAATACCGTGATTTTCTCAGGGGAAAACTTGAAGAAGATGGTGAAGATAACACCAATTTTTACGTGCTGGAAGGGCTTACCAGGCTTCGCCAAATCTGTGATTCGACCGCATTGGTAAAAAATGGGGAACCCGTCCAAGAGTCTGCAAAAATCAACCTGCTGCTGGAACATATTCTGGAAAAAACCGGCAAGCATAAAATACTCATCTTCAGCCAATTTGTAAAAATGTTGGAACTGATCACTGATAAGCTACAGGAAGAAAATGTAAATTATACCTACCTCGATGGTAAAACCAGCTTAAAGGAACGCGAGAAAAGGGTGAAAATCTTCCAGGAAAACGAAGAAAACAGGGTATTCCTGATCAGCCTCAAAGCTGGTGGGACCGGGCTAAACCTTACCGCGGCAGATTATGTTTATATTGTGGATCCTTGGTGGAACCCCGCTACAGAAAACCAGGCTATTGACCGTTGCTACCGTATGGGGCAGAAAAAAAATGTTTTCGCCTACCGGATGGTCTGCAAAAACACCGTGGAAGAAAAAATCCTCCATCTACAAGAAGCAAAAATGAAACTATCCAAGGATATCATCGGCGAAGGAAGCAGCATATTGAGCACATTGACCAAAGACTCCTTGCTGGAATTATTCTCATAA
- a CDS encoding GNAT family N-acetyltransferase: MKIEGENGITLNTWGGQHFHKLYPLANNPAIAKNLKDSFPQPYTLHDARFWIEHNIKFNPPQNFAIEKDSTLVGAIGIHKGENELRTNMEIGFWLGEQFWGQGIATEAVKRFVPYLFKNFEVQRVFATVYDFNIPCMRVLQKAGFQEEAILKGGFIKNDKVGDIFQFVCLREDYE, translated from the coding sequence ATGAAAATCGAAGGAGAAAATGGTATCACGCTAAATACCTGGGGCGGACAGCATTTCCACAAACTGTACCCATTGGCCAACAATCCTGCCATCGCCAAAAACCTGAAAGATAGCTTTCCCCAGCCCTACACCCTTCATGATGCCCGTTTCTGGATCGAGCACAACATTAAATTCAATCCTCCACAAAATTTTGCCATCGAGAAAGACAGTACACTCGTGGGCGCCATAGGCATCCACAAAGGAGAAAATGAACTCCGCACCAATATGGAAATCGGATTTTGGCTTGGAGAGCAGTTTTGGGGACAGGGAATTGCCACGGAGGCAGTCAAACGTTTTGTCCCTTATCTATTCAAGAACTTTGAAGTCCAGCGGGTTTTTGCCACGGTCTATGACTTCAATATTCCCTGCATGAGAGTCTTGCAAAAAGCAGGATTCCAAGAAGAAGCCATCCTCAAAGGAGGTTTTATCAAAAATGATAAAGTCGGTGATATTTTTCAATTTGTCTGTCTTAGGGAAGATTATGAGTGA
- the prfA gene encoding peptide chain release factor 1, translated as MLDKLEHIKDRFEEVGQLIIQPDAMSDMSKYTKLTKEYKDLEKIVKVFDEYKLVLDNIKSSKAILETEKDPDFRDMAKAELDELKEKETEYEKELKQMLIPKDPNDSKDCILEIRSGTGGDEAAIFAGDIFRMYERYAEKQNWNLTVLDLTFGSAGGYKEIISTVSGADVFGMLKYESGVHRVQRVPTTETQGRVHTSAATVAVLPEMEDVDVEIDMNDVRKDTYCSSGPGGQSVNTTYSAVRLTHEPSGIVVTCQDQKSQIKNFEKALKVLRSRIYEIELAKHNEEVGAQRKSMVGSGDRSDKIRTYNYPQSRVTDHRINKTVYNLPDVMDGNLEEFTSALRFAENAERLKNSGMED; from the coding sequence ATGCTTGATAAATTAGAGCACATCAAAGACCGATTTGAGGAAGTGGGACAGCTGATCATTCAGCCGGATGCAATGTCCGATATGAGCAAATACACCAAGCTCACCAAAGAATACAAAGACCTGGAGAAGATCGTCAAAGTATTTGACGAATATAAACTGGTACTGGACAATATAAAAAGTTCGAAAGCGATCCTTGAAACCGAAAAAGACCCTGATTTCAGGGACATGGCAAAAGCGGAGCTAGACGAACTGAAGGAAAAGGAAACCGAATACGAGAAGGAGCTAAAACAAATGCTCATCCCCAAAGACCCGAATGACTCCAAGGATTGCATCCTGGAAATCCGGAGTGGCACGGGCGGTGATGAGGCGGCTATTTTTGCAGGAGATATATTCCGCATGTACGAACGCTACGCCGAAAAGCAAAACTGGAACCTTACGGTGCTTGACCTTACCTTTGGCTCTGCTGGAGGTTATAAAGAAATCATCAGTACTGTCTCAGGAGCCGATGTATTTGGTATGCTTAAATACGAATCTGGCGTCCACCGTGTCCAGCGGGTTCCCACCACAGAAACACAAGGAAGAGTTCACACTTCTGCTGCTACCGTCGCAGTACTTCCCGAAATGGAAGACGTAGATGTGGAAATCGACATGAACGATGTCAGGAAGGACACCTACTGCTCATCAGGCCCCGGTGGTCAGTCCGTAAACACCACCTACTCGGCCGTAAGGCTTACCCACGAACCTTCGGGCATCGTGGTCACCTGTCAGGACCAAAAGTCACAAATCAAAAACTTCGAAAAAGCCCTCAAGGTACTCCGGTCCAGGATATATGAGATCGAACTGGCCAAACATAACGAAGAAGTAGGTGCCCAGCGAAAATCCATGGTAGGAAGTGGTGACCGATCGGATAAGATCAGGACCTATAATTATCCACAAAGCCGGGTAACGGACCACCGTATCAACAAAACGGTCTATAACCTTCCCGATGTCATGGATGGCAATCTTGAAGAATTTACAAGTGCACTGCGATTTGCGGAAAATGCTGAAAGACTCAAAAACAGTGGCATGGAAGACTAA